A stretch of Lachancea thermotolerans CBS 6340 chromosome D complete sequence DNA encodes these proteins:
- the UTP15 gene encoding snoRNA-binding rRNA-processing protein UTP15 (highly similar to uniprot|Q04305 Saccharomyces cerevisiae YMR093W UTP15 Nucleolar protein component of the small subunit (SSU) processome containing the U3 snoRNA that is involved in processing of pre-18S rRNA) — MSSSRPRATLVRAPVLPEQTTPEQRYWRSYGSTQLVKEHNSVTSISFNPTHPNDFAITSSTRVQLFSSRTRQVIKTFSRFKDVVYSASFRQDGKLLAMGDATGRVSIYDSYNPRTQLVSIAASSHPTHVAKFHPADSRTLVTASDDRVVRVWDITQAQEPQVELTGAADYVRSVCMVPQAPHLVVTGSYDGFVRLFDTRSNEAATTLVQGMPVEDVIAVSPTQLVSCGGPKFKVWDLTAQRQLLERVNFAKTVTCLDHVELMEDSPMSSTLVASSLDGHVKVFDPLDGYKVKFGWKFSSPVLSCAVSPGNAQGNKHLVAGLSSGLLAIRTKRRAEKSEKIDIEKVAKSSNFQRMMRGSEYAGDQEHIIHNDKTRPQRKLRAFERHMNQFKWAEALDAAFVSGMAKELTLTALHELRRRGKIRVALIGRDESSLEPLLNWCLRGIEDVRSATVVADWVAVVLELYGDLIAKSSVLEEMIVALKDKVKQEVHRAEEAQKIEGMLQLLVS; from the coding sequence ATGTCTTCTAGTCGGCCCAGAGCTACGCTGGTGCGTGCTCCGGTCTTACCGGAGCAAACTACTCCTGAACAAAGGTACTGGAGATCATATGGTTCAACTCAACTGGTCAAAGAGCACAACAGTGTGACAAGCATCTCTTTCAACCCTACGCACCCCAATGACTTCGCGATCACTTCTTCCACAAGAGTCCAGCTGTTCTCTTCTCGTACAAGGCAAGTGATAAAGACGTTCTCGCGATTCAAAGACGTTGTATATTCAGCCTCGTTTCGCCAGGATGGTAAGCTTTTGGCAATGGGAGATGCTACAGGACGTGTGTCTATCTACGACTCCTACAACCCTCGCACCCAACTTGTATCGATAGCTGCATCGTCGCATCCTACGCACGTTGCCAAATTTCACCCAGCAGACAGTAGGACGTTGGTTACGGCGAGCGATGACCGTGTTGTCAGAGTCTGGGACATaactcaagctcaagaaccGCAAGTGGAGCTTACGGGAGCCGCGGACTACGTACGGAGTGTGTGCATGGTCCCGCAAGCGCCGCATCTGGTTGTCACTGGTTCGTATGACGGCTTCGTGAGACTTTTCGATACCAGAAGTAACGAGGCAGCAACCACCTTGGTGCAAGGCATGCCAGTCGAGGATGTAATTGCTGTTTCACCTACACAGCTTGTTTCCTGCGGAGGCCCCAAATTTAAGGTATGGGATCTGACTGCGCAAAGGCAGCTGTTGGAGAGAGTAAATTTTGCAAAGACTGTGACGTGCCTAGACCATGTTGAGCTGATGGAAGACTCTCCTATGAGCTCTACACTTGTGGCATCGTCATTAGATGGCCATGTCAAGGTTTTTGACCCACTGGACGGATACAAAGTCAAGTTTGGCTGGAAGTTCTCGTCCCCAGTCCTCAGTTGCGCTGTCTCTCCAGGAAATGCTCAAGGCAACAAGCATCTTGTTGCTGGTTTGTCTTCTGGTCTGTTGGCTATcagaacaaagagaagggCAGAAAAGAGCGAGAAAATCGATATTGAAAAGGTTGCTAAGAGCTccaactttcaaagaatgaTGAGAGGCTCGGAATATGCAGGCGACCAAGAGCATATTATACACAATGATAAAACGAGACCTCAACGTAAGCTTCGGGCATTTGAGCGTCACATGAACCAGTTTAAATGGGCAGAGGCCCTGGATGCTGCATTTGTATCCGGAATGGCTAAAGAGTTAACGCTCACAGCATTGCACGAGCTTCGTAGAAGAGGTAAGATTAGAGTTGCGCTGATAGGAAGAGATGAATCCTCACTCGAACCCTTGCTAAATTGGTGTTTACGCGGTATCGAAGACGTCAGAAGCGCCACTGTTGTAGCGGACTGGGTGGCAGTGGTTCTCGAACTTTACGGCGACTTGATTGCCAAATCTTCTGTTTTAGAGGAAATGATCGTGGCACTCAAAGACAAAGTCAAGCAGGAGGTCCACCGTGCGGAGGAAGCGCAGAAAATCGAGGGGATGCTGCAACTACTGGTGAGTTAA